From one Lycium ferocissimum isolate CSIRO_LF1 chromosome 5, AGI_CSIRO_Lferr_CH_V1, whole genome shotgun sequence genomic stretch:
- the LOC132055416 gene encoding uncharacterized protein LOC132055416 yields MELTKESESLLNKIRPPRLEDAGLEDCALPPESIKEAFLKAATAVRSIISQSDDEDESEGHCVKTPSPVDDSTKDALVGITEGISDIPGKCTTEKGGGGGEVPEGTADDVPVVGGAEVPEDGGDLVDGISLPEGGQSCVDGLQGLEIGGKEGKIEKKEVKEEDEDGEENEKPTLVEGYVV; encoded by the coding sequence ATGGAGTTAACAAAGGAATCAGAGAGTTTACTCAACAAAATCCGACCACCGCGTCTCGAAGATGCAGGCCTGGAAGATTGTGCACTACCGCCCGAATCAATCAAAGAAGCGTTTCTCAAAGCCGCCACTGCCGTACGATCCATCATTTCGCAATCGGACGACGAAGACGAATCCGAAGGCCACTGTGTCAAAACTCCATCGCCAGTTGATGATTCTACTAAGGATGCACTTGTAGGAATTACGGAGGGTATTTCCGACATTCCAGGAAAATGCACTACAGAGAAAGGCGGCGGCGGTGGTGAAGTTCCGGAAGGGACGGCTGATGACGTGCCAGTTGTAGGTGGTGCTGAGGTTCCGGAAGACGGTGGTGATTTGGTGGATGGAATATCTCTTCCGGAAGGGGGTCAATCGTGTGTGGATGGGTTGCAGGGTTTGGAGATTGGGGGTAAAGAGGGGAAAATTGAGAAAAAGGAAGTGAAGGAGGAAGATGAAGATGGAGAAGAAAATGAGAAGCCAACTCTAGTTGAAGGTTATGTTGTATAA
- the LOC132055418 gene encoding sulfite exporter TauE/SafE family protein 3-like, protein MEDLRTYKVVVNCLLVLALAIVASGEQISEESTLSNNGTTDSTESNYLFDLFNLLRLKSEIMHYHHVWPELEFGWRVIVGSVIGFFGAAFGSVGGVGGGGIFVPMLTLIIGFDPKTSTAISKCMITGAAGATVYYSLKLRHPSLDLPIIDYDLAHLFQPMLLLGISIGVVLNVLFAEWMITVLLMILFLAASTKAFFKGVETWKKETIIKKEAARRSTSNDTGGEEVAYKLVPGGPKNESTFTNEVYKAKEVSIFDNMYWKDVKRLIAVWIIILFLHLSKNYAPTCSTTYWILSLLQLPIAVGASAYEAVCLYRGSRAILSTGEAVITWKVHQLILYCCCGILAGIVGGLLGLGGGFILGPLFLELGIPPQVSSATAAFVMIFSSSMSVIQYYLLGRFPVPYALYFIAVASIAALVGQHVVRRIISIVGRASVIIFILALTIFVSAISLGGFGIADTIKKIEEGQHMGFDNICAYNP, encoded by the exons ATGGAGGATTTGAGAACATATAAAGTTGTGGTGAATTGTTTGCTTGTTCTAGCTTTAGCTATTGTTGCGTCTGGGGAGCAAATTTCAGAAGAGTCAACTTTGAGCAACAATGGAACAACTGATAGCACTGAGTCAAATTACTTGTTTGACCTATTCAATCTTCTTAGGTTAAAGAGTGAAATAATGCATTACCACCATGTTTGGCCT GAACTGGAATTTGGGTGGAGAGTGATTGTTGGTTCAGTAATTGGATTCTTTGGTGCTGCTTTTGGGAGTGTAGGAGGTGTTGGGGGAGGCGGTATCTTTGTTCCCATGCTTACTTTGATCATTGGATTTGATCCAAAAACATCAACTGCAATATCAAAAT GTATGATCACTGGTGCAGCAGGTGCAACTGTCTACTACAGTCTTAAGCTGAGGCATCCATCACTTGACCTGCCCATCATCGATTATGATCTAGCTCATCTTTTCCAACCAATGTTGTTGTTAGGGATCAGTATTGGAGTTGTACTAAATGTGCTTTTTGCTGAGTGGATGATTACAGTTTTACTGATGATTCTTTTCTTAG CTGCATCAACCAAGGCATTCTTCAAGGGCGTTGAGACATGGAAGAAAGAAACTATTATTAAAAAG GAAGCAGCTAGGCGCTCAACATCTAACG ATACTGGTGGTGAAGAAGTTGCATACAAGCTGGTACCTGGAGGTCCAAAAAACGAGTCTACTTTTACAAATGAAGTTTATAAAGCAAAGGAG gtttcaatttttgataATATGTACTGGAAGGATGTCAAGAGACTTATTGCTGTCTGGATCATAATCCTATTTCTTCATCTCTCCAAG AATTATGCACCAACTTGTTCAACAACATATTGGATCTTAAGCCTCTTGCAG CTCCCAATCGCTGTTGGAGCTTCTGCGTATGAAGCAGTTTGCTTGTACAGGGGATCGAGAGCAATTCTTTCAACTGGAGAAGCAGTAATAACGTGGAAAGTGCATCAGTTGATTCTGTACTGTTGCTGCGGCATTTTGGCTGGGATAGTTGGTGGCCTGCTAGGTCTTGGTGGAGGATTCATTTTGGGTCCATTGTTTCTTGAGCTAGGGATTCCTCCTCAG GTGTCAAGTGCTACTGCTGcctttgtgatgatattttccTCCTCCATGTCCGTCATACAATATTACTTGCTAGGACGTTTTCCAGTACCATATG CACTGTATTTTATTGCTGTGGCCAGTATTGCAGCTTTAGTAGGACAGCATGTTGTACGAAGAATAATTAGCATAGTTGGTAGAGCATCTGTGATTATCTTCATTTTGGCCCTCACAATCTTTGTGAGCGCAATATCATTAG GTGGATTTGGCATAGCAGATACAATTAAAAAGATCGAGGAAGGACAACATATGGGGTTTGATAATATCTGTGCATATAATCCTTAG